CCGCCTCGCTCGCCGCCATGTTCGCCGACCAGGGCGTCGCGATCCTCACCGACGGTGTCTTCGCCGCCGACGGCGCCATCGCCCCGCTCCCGGATCTCCTCGCCGCCCTCCCCCCGCAGCGCGCCACGCTCGTCGTCGACGACTGTCACGGCGTGTGCGTCCTGGGCGAACGCGGCTCGGGCACCGTCGAGCACTACGGCCTGCGCGACCCCCGCATCGTCATCACCACCACGCTCGCCAAGGGCGTGGGCTGCTACGGCGGTGCCATCATCGGCCCCCGCACGGTCGTCGACGCCGTCCGCGAGTACGCCGATGTCTACCGTCGCTCGACGCCCGTACCCCCGCCGCTGGCGTGCGCCGCCCGCGCCGCGGTCGCGCTGGTGCAGAACGACCCCGCGCTGCTCGCCTCCTTGCGGCGCAACACCGACCACCTCCGCGACGGGCTGCGCGACCTGGGGCTCTGCCACCGCAGCGACGACGTCCCGATCTTTACGTTCACGCTCGATCCGGCTGAACGGATGAACGACATGGCCGCCGATCTGGTCCGCCTGGGCCTGTACGCCCCGTGCATCGAGTACCCCGGCGGGCCGGCGGAGCGGTTCTTCCGCCTCACGGTGTCGGCGGCGCACCAGCCTTCCCAGATTGACCAACTTCTCGGCGGGCTTGCCCAGGTTTCCAGGCTGTCGCTCGCCGCCACGCCCGACGCCCTCGCGTTACCGAAGTCTTAACGCACCTGGACTCGTCCCCGGCGGACACCCCGGGATAATCCCCTTCCCCGCGGAGAAGGTTCGCGGGCCAAGGAGAGAGAGCCCATGCGTATTGCTGCTTCGTTCGTGGCTGTCGGCGCGCTCGCGTCGATCGCCGCCGGTCAGATTTCGTACACGGGCGGCGTGTACAGCCAGAACTTCGACGGCCTGCCCTCCTCCGGCACGCTCACCCAGACCGGGCGCGGGCCGCACGCCCTCAACCCGATCTTCGGGGACGCCTCCCTCGACGGCTGGTTCGGCGGCAACCCCGGCGGAAGCAACGGCAACACCGAGTTCCGCGCGCAGGACGGCAGCCTCGCCGGCAGTGCCGGCCGCGGCGTGGTCTCGTTCGGCACCACCGGCTCGGGCGAGCGCGCCCTGGGCGCCCTCCCTACCAGCAACCAGATCTCCCACTTCGGCGCGCTCTTCACCAACAACACCGGCGCCACCCTCACCGACATCACCATCTCGTACACCGGCGAGCAGTGGCGCCGCGGCGACGTCGCCGACCCGCAGTTCCTGGGCTTCTTCTACGGCCTGGGCTCGAGCATCGCCGACGCGATGACCGCGGAGAGCGCGCTGAGCTTCTCCTCGGCCAACACGCAGGCCGCCCCCCTCGAGGTCGCCCTCAACGGCAACGACCCGATGAACAAGACGCTCGTCACCGCGACGATCTCGGGCGTCAACTGGACCCCCGGTTCGACGCTGGCCATCCGCTGGCTCATCAGCGAGCAGTCGGGCCAGGACGACGGGCTCGCCGTCGACGATTTCTCGCTCCGCGCGGTGCCGGCCCCCGGCGCGGGCGCGCTGCTCGGCCTGGGCGCGATCGTCGCCCTGCGCCGCCGCCGCTAAGCGGATCGCCCGGTGATCGACCGGTCGGAACACCGGCCGAGCGCGTCGCTGGTTTCTGCACGATTTTTCACGCCGCCCCTGTCAACGCGGGGGCGGCGTTCGTTTTGGGGCCCGTCGCGTCGGTGCGTATGTCAGCGCGGTTCGCCCAGGCGCGCCGCGATGACGTGCGCGTCGTACGCCGCGACCGAGCGGTCGTGGATGCGCAGGCGCCACGGGAACCGGTCGATCTCACCCACGATGCGCACGCCCTGGATCGACGCGGGGTGCGCGCCGGGCGTGAGCAGTTGGCGCAGCAGTGGTTCGCTCCGCCCGGCGTGGACGGCCCGCTGCGAGTGCCCGCCGATCCACGCCTCGACGGGCGTGACGACGCCCTCCCAGTCGTACGGCGTCGAGAGCACGAGCCCCGCGCCGGGCGCGCCCACGCGGGCCAGTTCGCGCAGCACGCCGAGCGGCGAGGGCGTCGCGTCAACGACATTCAGCGCGGTCACCAGCCCGCACGACGCGTCGGCCAAGGGCAATGCGGCGGCGTCGCAGACCCAGAAGTCCACGCGATCGGCGCCCGGAAAATCGGCGCGGAAGGTGCGGCGCTGGTGCACGATGCCCACGTCCCGGCGCGGGTACGACACCTCGCCCCGCGACAGCACGCGCCGGGCGAGGCGCAGCAGTGCCACGTTGACGTCTACTCCGAGCACCAGACCGGGACGCGACGACGCGAGCTCGAACGTGGCGCGCCCCGTGGCGCAGCCGACGTCAAGGCTCGGCGTTGGCGGCAGAGGCGCAGGGCCCAGCAGGCCCAGCCCCGCGCGGAGCGTGCGCAGGGCGGCCCCGGGCGGGGCGGGCTCGTCGGGGGCTTCGTCGGGGTCGAGGTCGGCGTAGTGGTCGCGCGCGTAGATGGAGAGATACCGGCGCGAGAGCGTGTACGCGGTGCCCGGCCCGGCGCAGTCGGCGAGCATGGACTCGGCGAGATCGGAGAGGTCGTCGCGCGCGGTCAGGGCGGCGAAGTTGTCGCTCACGAAACGCCGCACGTCGGGCACGATGATGGGCGCGCCGTCGAGGATCGGGTACTCGCAGGCGCACGGCGCGTGCGCGCAGACGAGCGACCCCTCGGCGATGTCGGTCCCGTCGCGTCGCGCGACCGAGCCGACCGCCAGACGATGGAGCGAGCCGTCACGCGCGCGGCAGAGCGGGCAGACGGGCGCGAAGGCCTCGACGTGCGTCTCTCGCACGCTAGCCCCCGATGCTGACGGTGGTCGCGCAGGGCGGCTGGATGGTGCCCGTGGGCGACGGGATGGGCGCGACGCACGAGGTGTGCGAGGTCATGTCGCCCGAGCGCGCCGCGGGCAGTTTCATGATCATGACCGTCGCGGAGCCCTTGGCGATCATGCCCGGGCCGGCGGGCACGCAGGAAGGCAGCATGCACGGCGCGGACATGTCGGTGGCGCGGGCGGCGGGCTGGTTCGCGATCATGACGGTCGCGGCCCCCGGCGGGATGATCGCCAGCGGCAACGCCGGGTGCGCCACCGGCGTGGGCACGGGGGCGGGCGGGTGGATGGGCGCGTGGCAGTGCGGGGCATCCTGCTTCATCATGTCGCCGACGCGGGCTGCTGCGGGCATGGTCCACCTCCCGAGAGCGAGTGTACTCCGGGCCCCGCGCCGTCGCGATGGGCCGGGCCGCTAGACTCCGGCATGGGCGATCCTGGCAACGAGCGCGGTGCGATCCGGCGGGTGCCCCCTGCGGCGAGCGACGCCGCCCGGGTGTTGCCGTCGGGGCGGACGGTGGAGGTCGGCGCGGACGAGCGGGGGGAGCGGATCGAGGTGCGTTCGCCCGACGGCGTGCTGGAGATCGCCATCGCGCTTACGGCGCAGGGGCCGGTGCTGCAGGTGCGCGGGGCGCGCCTGGAAATCGAGAGCACGGACGCGGTGGCGCTGAAGTGCCGCGAGTTTTCCGTCCATGCGGATGAAGGGATGAAACTCTCGACGGGCGGGACGCTCGATGTGCGCGCGCAGGGCGAGATCGGCATGACGACGATGGCCGACGCCCGTCTTGACGCGGCGGTGATCCACCTGAACTGCGGCGACCGATCGGCGTACCCGGACGGGCAGCCGGGGTACGTGCCGCCGGTGTTCGAGCTGCCGGCGTTGCCCGCGGTGGGGCCCGCGGTGGGGCCCGCGGCACCGGCGGGGCGCGACGGGGCGGGCGAGTGCTGCGGGGGCGGCGCGTGCGGCCATGACCACGCCTGAGGCGCCGGGCCATGTGCCGGTGCTGGCACGCGAGGTGGTCGACCTGCTCGACCCGCGCGCGGGCGAGACGTACGTGGATTGCACGGCCGGCCTGGGCGGGCACGCGGCGTTGATCGCCCCGCGCCTGTCGCCCGGCGGACGCGTGTTCCTGACGGACGTGGACCCGGCGAATCTGAACGCGGCGGCGGCACGGGTGCGAGCGGCGGCGCCGGGGGTCGAGGTTGGTACGTTGCAGGTGAACTTCGCGGTGCTGCCGCACGAGTTGGCGGCGCGGGGCGTGCGGGCCGACCTCGTGCTCGCGGACCTGGGGTTCGCGTCGACGCAGGTGGATGACCCGGCGCGCGGGCTGTCGTTCATGCGGGAGGGGCCGCTGGACATGCGGCTGGACCCGACGCTGCCGGTGAGCGCGGCGGAGTTGGTGAACTCGCTGGCGGAGAGCGAGTTGGTGCGGATTCTGGAGGAGTTCGGGGAAGAGCGGCAGGCGCGTCGGGTGGCGCGGGCGATGGTCGCGGCACGCGCGAAGAGCCCGTTGCGGACGACGACCGAACTGGCGGAGGTGGTGCGCCGGGTGGTGCCGCGATCGGGGCCGACGGACCCGGCGACGCGGACGTTCCAGGCGCTGCGGATCGCGGTGAACGACGAGTTGGGGAACCTGGAGGCGCTGCTGGCGGCGGTCGAACGGGACGGGCGATCGGGATCGGCGGGGTGGCTTTCGGGGGAGGCGCGGGTGGGCGTGATCTCGTTTCATTCGTTGGAAGACCGGGCGGTGAAGGAGGCGTTCGGGCGCTGCACGGACGGCGGGTGGGACGAGGTCTCGCACGGGGTGGTGATGGCGGGCGAGGGCGAGCGCGAGGCGAACCCGCGGGCGCGGTCGGCGAAGCTGCGGGTGGTGCGCCGGGCGGGCGCGCCGAAGTGACAGCGGGTTTTCCGGCGGGACGGGCAAGAATGCCGAAGAACTGAACTACAGTGCGGGTTGTCGGACGTTGGGGCCCGGTTACGGATGACCGAGCCGCACGACGCGCTCTCGCTGGCAGGCCAGGCCGGCCCGGACAATGCAAGGACGCACGCCGTGACCCGTGAACTGAAACTCGCGTTGATCGTCGGATTTTCGCTGGTGCTGGTGGTGACGGTGCTGATCAGCGACCATCTGTCGCGGGCCCGCACGAGCACGCTGGACACGACCATCGCGGAGCGCCCGGCGCTGACGCCCGAGGCCGGCGGCGAGCCCGATGTGTACGAATCCACCGACGCGCCGGCCCCGGCGCGGACGCTGGCCTCGGGCGAGGAGCGGGCGGAGCCGAAGCCCGACGTGCCGGCCGAGCCCCCGGCGGTCGAGCTGACGATGTCGCGCACCGGGACGCGCGACGTGGCGTCGGGGGGCAATGGGTCCGACAGCGAGTTCGACGCGATCCGGCGGATGATCGAAGAAGCGGGCGGACGGATCGAGAACGGGACGATCTACCTCCCCCCGGCGGTGAAGGTGCAGCCTGGCGCCCCGGCGGGCGAGAAGCCCCAGACGCCCCCGGTCGCGCCGCCCCCGACGGCGGTGCCCACGACGCCCCCGCCCGCGGCGGCGGTGCCGACGCGCGAGTACGTGGTGAAGTCGGGAGACACGGCGTACCGCATCGCGAAGCGCGAACTGGGCGACGGCGAGCAGTGGCGGACGATCGTGTCGCTCAACGCGGGGCGGGTCTCGGCCGACGGGCGGGTGCGCCTGGGCCAGAAGCTGCTGCTCCCCGCGAAGGCCGGGGCGGCGGGTCCGAAGGACACGCCGCGGGCCGGGACGCCGACGCCGTCGAAGCGAACGTACACGGTGCGCAAGGGCGACACGCTGGGTGAGATCGCGTCGCGCGAACTGAAGTCGTCGCGCCGGGCGAAGGAGATCCTGGAGTTGAACCGCGACGTGATCCGCAACCCGGACGTGGTGCCGGCGGGCACGGTCTTGAAGATGCCCGGCTGATGCGGGCGCGCGCGGGGTGTTCGGCGGAGCACGGGACGGGAGGGACGGGTGTTCGCCAAGTGCGTGGTGCTGATCCTCGCGGTGGGCGCGTGCGGGTGTGCGCTGCTGGCGCTGCGCCAGTCGCGCCTGCAGGTGGCGAGCGAACTGGCGCGGACGCAGCTTCGGATCAGCGCGGCGGATGAGCGGCTGTGGTCGCTGCGCTCGCAGGTGGCGGAGCGGACGAACCCGCGGAACATCGAGGTGCTGGCGCGCGGGCTGGGGCCGCTCAAGCCGATCGTTGAGCCCGCGAACCTGCCGGTGGCGCAGGGCGCCGGGCCCGACGCGACGCGTGGGGCGGGCGCGAACACGGACGCGGGACGCGGGCCGGGCGTCGGGCCGGGCGTCGGACCGGGCTCGGAGGCGGGCGTGTCGCCCGGGGGCGGCGGCCCAACGGACACTCGCCCGTCTGAATCTCGCCCCTCAGAGGTGCGCCCGGCGAACGAGCCCCCGGCGAGCACGCCGGCTCGACCCCCCCGGGGTGTGCGCATTGCGCGGCGGGGGCGGCCGTGACGGGCACGCCGCCGACCGGAGGCCGGGCTCGCGCGGTGACGGGCGTGGTGCTCGCGGGCATCTCGCTGGCGTTCGTCGTGCTGCTGGCGCGGGTGGCGCAGTTGCAACTGTCGCCCGATGCGCGGCTGGTGGCGGAGATGACGCCCCGCGAGAGCGTGCGCCGTGAGCCGGCGCTGCGGGGCGACCTGCTGGACCGCAACGGTCGGGTGCTGGCCTCGACGCGCCTGGGCACGCGGGTCGTGGTCGACCCGGTGAACCTGAACCCCGAAACGCTCGACGCGGACATCGTGCGGCTGGCCGACGCGATGGAACTGCCCCCGGACGAGGTCGGCACGCGGATCGTCACGGCGATCGACAAGAACCGCGAGCGGACGGGGCTTCCCGGCGAGCGGGGCAAGGTGCGGTACCTGCCCATCGGAAGCGTGCTGAACGAGTCGCAGGCGGCGGCGGTGCGGGATCTCAAGCTGCGGGGCGTGATGCTGGAACGCCGCCAGGTGCGGACGTACGCGGGCGGGCCGGAATCCGCGGCGATCGTGGGGAAGGTGGGGTTCGAAGAGACGGGGCTGATGGGCGCGGAGCGCCTGCTGGAGAACGACCTTGCGGGCGACGCGGGGTCGATCCGGTTCGTGCGCGACGCCTCGGGGCGCCCGCTGTGGATGAACCCGGGATCGGTCGATCCGCCGACGTCGGGCGCGGACGTGCGGCTGTCGATCGACATCGAGTTGCAGCGGATCGCGCACGAGGAACTCGCGCGCCGGGTGGAGGAGATGGACGCGGCCGGCGGACGCCTCGTGATGGCGGACCCGACGACGGGCGAGATCCTGGCGATGGTGGACATCGTGCGGGAGATGCCTGGGCTGCGTCCGTTCCCGTGGATCGACGTGACGCCCCAGGCGCCGCCCGCGCGGGGGCAGCGCCGGGTGCGCCCGCCGCCGGACCCGCCGCTGCCCGAGGCGCGGTACGTGACGATTCCCGACGATCCGGGACGCCGGGTGCATCCGTCGCTGGCGCGGAACCGGTGCATCGAGGACATCTACGAGCCGGGCTCGACGTTCAAGCCGTTCGTCTGGGCGACGGTGACGGAGCTCGGACGGGCGCGGCTCGACGAAGTCTTCGACACGCACGACGGGAGCTGGGTGGTGCCGGGGATCGGTCGCCCGGTGTTCGACGTGACGAAGCGTCCGGAGATGACGTGGCGCGACGTGCTGGTGCTGTCGTCGAACATCGGGATGATCCAGGGCGCGGCGCGCCTGACACCCGAGGAGCTGCACGACTGCGTGAAGCGGTTCGGGTTCGGCTCGCCGACGGGGATCGGGCTGCCCGGGCGTGCCTTCCCGGGCGAGGCGACGGGGCTGGTGACGCCGCTGAGCCGCTGGACGAAGTACACGCACTCGTCGGTGCCGTGGGGGCACGAGGTGGGCGTGACGCCGGTGCAGATGGTGCGGGCGTTCAGCGCGTTCGCGCGGAGCGGCGAGAAGGCCGGGACTTTGCCCCGTTTGCGGCTGAGCGCGCCATCGACGGGCGAGCCCGAGGGCGTGACGTACCGGGTGCTGCCGGCGGACCTGGCGCTCATGACGCGCGACATCATGCGCGACGTCGTGACGAACATGGAACGCGGGATGACGGTGCGCCAGGAAGAGATCCCCAAGGGGGGCTGGCGGTACTCGATGTTCGGGAAGTCCGGGACGGCGGATATCCCGATCGGCAAGGCCCCCGCCGGCAAGCGCCCGCCCCGCACGGCGAAGGGGTTCTACCCCGGGCAGCTCAACTCGAGTTTTATCGCGGGTGCACCGGCGGAAAACCCGCGCATCGTGGTGATCGTGGTGATCGACGATCCGGGCCCGAAGCCGGACCGGCGGCAGATGTACGGCTCGGCGGCGGCCGGGCCGGCGGTGCGCCGCGTGGTGGATCGAGCGCTCACGTACCTCGGCGTGCCGGCGTCGCCGACGGGCGAGCCGGTGGCGCAGGCCGCGGGCGCTTCGGGGGCCGCGGGCGCCCGGTGATGGCGACGCGGCGGGCGGCGACCTCAGGGTTGAACTCGGCTACTCGGTGATCGGCGACCGGCCGGCGACGACGCGCTCGCGCGATCCGACGCGGACGACCTGGGCGATGAACGCACGGTACGAGGCATCGAACTCCGCGGCGCTCCCGCCGAAGTAGATCGGGAACAGGTCGACGCCGGTACGGCGGAGTTGGTACGACGAGGCGGCGCGCCCGCCGGCCTCGCGTCGGATGCGCCGGCCGAGGTCGCCGCTGGCCGCGTCCTCCAGCAACTGGCGGAGCCCGGCGCGGTGTCGCCCGTCCTCGCCCTCGGCGAGGAAGTGGATCATCGCCCAGACCTGCGCGTAGTAGACGAGGGCGGCGTCGGGGTCGTCGCCGATGATGTCCTGCGGGGTCGTCTGCTGGAGTCGCTCCAGCGGCATGAGCTCGCCCGCGGCGTGGGCGCGCCGGAGCTTCTCGAAGCGCTCGATGTTCTT
This sequence is a window from Planctomycetota bacterium. Protein-coding genes within it:
- a CDS encoding pyridoxal phosphate-dependent aminotransferase family protein, producing the protein MARLHVTTAGPTTITVDGRDLIAFGGCNYLGLSHHPQVIAALTDGAARYGISTTASRETTGNTQAHDDLERDLARWMGQQSAILAAEGYTANIALAQALARTHGVALMDARAHRSLRSAATAAGMQVFEYEHLNADAAASLAAMFADQGVAILTDGVFAADGAIAPLPDLLAALPPQRATLVVDDCHGVCVLGERGSGTVEHYGLRDPRIVITTTLAKGVGCYGGAIIGPRTVVDAVREYADVYRRSTPVPPPLACAARAAVALVQNDPALLASLRRNTDHLRDGLRDLGLCHRSDDVPIFTFTLDPAERMNDMAADLVRLGLYAPCIEYPGGPAERFFRLTVSAAHQPSQIDQLLGGLAQVSRLSLAATPDALALPKS
- a CDS encoding methyltransferase domain-containing protein — encoded protein: MRETHVEAFAPVCPLCRARDGSLHRLAVGSVARRDGTDIAEGSLVCAHAPCACEYPILDGAPIIVPDVRRFVSDNFAALTARDDLSDLAESMLADCAGPGTAYTLSRRYLSIYARDHYADLDPDEAPDEPAPPGAALRTLRAGLGLLGPAPLPPTPSLDVGCATGRATFELASSRPGLVLGVDVNVALLRLARRVLSRGEVSYPRRDVGIVHQRRTFRADFPGADRVDFWVCDAAALPLADASCGLVTALNVVDATPSPLGVLRELARVGAPGAGLVLSTPYDWEGVVTPVEAWIGGHSQRAVHAGRSEPLLRQLLTPGAHPASIQGVRIVGEIDRFPWRLRIHDRSVAAYDAHVIAARLGEPR
- a CDS encoding PAAR domain-containing protein, producing MPAAARVGDMMKQDAPHCHAPIHPPAPVPTPVAHPALPLAIIPPGAATVMIANQPAARATDMSAPCMLPSCVPAGPGMIAKGSATVMIMKLPAARSGDMTSHTSCVAPIPSPTGTIQPPCATTVSIGG
- the rsmH gene encoding 16S rRNA (cytosine(1402)-N(4))-methyltransferase RsmH — its product is MTTPEAPGHVPVLAREVVDLLDPRAGETYVDCTAGLGGHAALIAPRLSPGGRVFLTDVDPANLNAAAARVRAAAPGVEVGTLQVNFAVLPHELAARGVRADLVLADLGFASTQVDDPARGLSFMREGPLDMRLDPTLPVSAAELVNSLAESELVRILEEFGEERQARRVARAMVAARAKSPLRTTTELAEVVRRVVPRSGPTDPATRTFQALRIAVNDELGNLEALLAAVERDGRSGSAGWLSGEARVGVISFHSLEDRAVKEAFGRCTDGGWDEVSHGVVMAGEGEREANPRARSAKLRVVRRAGAPK
- a CDS encoding LysM peptidoglycan-binding domain-containing protein codes for the protein MTRELKLALIVGFSLVLVVTVLISDHLSRARTSTLDTTIAERPALTPEAGGEPDVYESTDAPAPARTLASGEERAEPKPDVPAEPPAVELTMSRTGTRDVASGGNGSDSEFDAIRRMIEEAGGRIENGTIYLPPAVKVQPGAPAGEKPQTPPVAPPPTAVPTTPPPAAAVPTREYVVKSGDTAYRIAKRELGDGEQWRTIVSLNAGRVSADGRVRLGQKLLLPAKAGAAGPKDTPRAGTPTPSKRTYTVRKGDTLGEIASRELKSSRRAKEILELNRDVIRNPDVVPAGTVLKMPG
- a CDS encoding penicillin-binding protein 2, giving the protein MTGTPPTGGRARAVTGVVLAGISLAFVVLLARVAQLQLSPDARLVAEMTPRESVRREPALRGDLLDRNGRVLASTRLGTRVVVDPVNLNPETLDADIVRLADAMELPPDEVGTRIVTAIDKNRERTGLPGERGKVRYLPIGSVLNESQAAAVRDLKLRGVMLERRQVRTYAGGPESAAIVGKVGFEETGLMGAERLLENDLAGDAGSIRFVRDASGRPLWMNPGSVDPPTSGADVRLSIDIELQRIAHEELARRVEEMDAAGGRLVMADPTTGEILAMVDIVREMPGLRPFPWIDVTPQAPPARGQRRVRPPPDPPLPEARYVTIPDDPGRRVHPSLARNRCIEDIYEPGSTFKPFVWATVTELGRARLDEVFDTHDGSWVVPGIGRPVFDVTKRPEMTWRDVLVLSSNIGMIQGAARLTPEELHDCVKRFGFGSPTGIGLPGRAFPGEATGLVTPLSRWTKYTHSSVPWGHEVGVTPVQMVRAFSAFARSGEKAGTLPRLRLSAPSTGEPEGVTYRVLPADLALMTRDIMRDVVTNMERGMTVRQEEIPKGGWRYSMFGKSGTADIPIGKAPAGKRPPRTAKGFYPGQLNSSFIAGAPAENPRIVVIVVIDDPGPKPDRRQMYGSAAAGPAVRRVVDRALTYLGVPASPTGEPVAQAAGASGAAGAR